The Ahaetulla prasina isolate Xishuangbanna chromosome 5, ASM2864084v1, whole genome shotgun sequence genomic sequence TTCCTCCTTCCCTGGGTCCCAGAGGCTTCATTGGCTTGCCAACGGGGAACTTCTTCCTGCCCATCCAAATAGATGCTCCCACGAGGAGAATGGCCACCAGCAAAACCCCACAACCGCCGCCCAGGACGGCGATCCACAGCACCGACGCGTCCCACGGCTCTCCTCCGGCCACGCCAAGCTGCAGCGCCACCATCTGCACGCTAGAGGGCAGCGTCTCCGTGCAAATCAGCCGCAGGGTCGCTGTGCAAGTCAGAGGAGGCCGGCCGCCGTCCTCGACGGCAACAACCAAGTGGAAAGCAGAGCGGGGCTCGGCCTCAGGCGGGACCCGTTCCCGCAGAAAGAGCTCTCCGGTCTCCGGCTGCACCCCGAAGAGCCTGGACACCCCTTCCAGGAGGAAGAAAGTCAGCTCGGAGTTACGACCATCGTCGGCGTCCCGGGCTGCCAGCCCAGCGATCAGGAAGCCCGGCGGGGCACCGAGAGGCAGCAGGAGATCCGCCGAGCCGTTCATTAAAGGCGGGGAGATGATTCGGGGCGGGTTGTCGTTCTGATCCTCCACCCTGACAACGACCAGGGTGCGTCCGCAGAGCGAAGGGATACCGCCGTCGCAGGCTTCCACCACTACTTCATGCCGCggcgccccctcctcctcctcttcccggtCCAGGGAGCCCTGAACTCGCACAACGCCCAGGCGGGAATCCACCGAGAAGAGACTCGACGGGGCGGCCGTTCCCAGAAGCTGGTAGGTCACCAGGCCGTTGGGTCCCAGGTCGGGGTCGGAGGCCACCACGGTGGTCAGGTAGGCCCCCGGGGGGTTGTTCTCCGGCAGGGCCACCTCGTAGCGCGCCTTGGCGAAGCGCGGGGCGTTGTCGTTCTCGTCGGCCACGCGGACGGTGAGCGAGCGGACGGTCTTGGCCGGGGGAGAGCCCAGGTCCTCGGCCACCAGCGTCAGGTTGTACTCGGCCACGCGCTCGCGGTCCAGGGCGCCGGTGGTCAGCACCAGGTAGCTGTCGGCGTCGTAGGCGCGCTGCAGGGCGAAGGGCTGGTGGGGCGCCGGCAGGAGAGCGCAGCGCACCTGGCCGTTGGCGCCCGCGTCGCTGTCCGAGGTGCTGACCAGCGCCACCAGGCTCTGGGCCGGCGCCGCCTCGCTCACCGCCGCCCAGCCGGCCTCCTCCTCGGCCTCCGGGCCCCGCGCAGCGTCCGGCCCCGCGGGGGCGCCCAGGGCGCTGATGGCCACGGCGGGCGCGTTGTCGTTGACGTCCAGGAGCCGCACCACCACTTTGCAGGCGGCGGCCAGCGGACTGGCGCCCCGGTCGCTGACCTGCACGTCCAGTTCGTAGGTGCGCTGCAGCTCGTAGTcgacgggggggggcagggccaggcggCCCCAGAGCGGGTCGAGGGTGGAGGGGCGGGCCTCGGCGGGCACCTGGCTGCCCCAGGCGTAGAGCAGCTGCCCGTTGGCGCCCTCGTCGGCGTCGgccgcctccagctccagcagcagcgcGCCCGGCGGCGCGTCCTCGGGCAGCTCCAGGGTCAGGAGCGCGCCCCGGGGGAAGGCGGGGGCGTTGTCGTTGGCGTCCAGCACGCGCACGCTGAGCGTGGCCGTCCCCGAGCGCGCGGGGCTCCCGCCGTCCTTGGCCACCAGCTCCAGCCGGTAGCCGGCCTGCGCCTCCCGGTCCAGCTCGCGCAGCAGCACCAGCTCGGCGCAGCGGAGCCCGTCGGCGCGCCGCTGCGCCTCCAAGCCGAAGGGGCTGCCCGGCGAGAGGGCGAAGCTCTGCAGCCCGTTGGAGCCGGCGTCCGGGTCGTGGGCCAGGGGCAGCGGCAGGCGGGTGCCGGGCGCCGCGCTCTCCGACACCTCCAGGGCCACGGCGGGCTGCGGGAAGCGCGGCGCGTGGTCGTTCAGGTCCCGCACCTCCAGCTCCACGTGCACCAGGCGGAAAGGCGGCGAGGCTCCCCCGCCAGCCGGGCCGCCCAGGCTCAGCACGTCGAAGGCCAGCAGGCAGGGCGACTCCGACTGGCCGCACAGCTGCTCCCGGTCCAGCCGCTCCGTGCCCAGGCTCAGCTGCCCGTCCCGCTCTCGCACTCGCACCAGCGACCCGTTGCCCGGCGCCTTCACCAATTGGAAGCCGCGGGGCGCAACCTCCCCGGGCCTTTGCAATTCCTCGGCCAAAATGCCCAGCACCGTGCCCGGAGCCGCTTCCTCGTCCACGCTGAACCGCAGCGCCCCGCGGAGAGAGAAAGCTTGGAGTAAGACCATGAGCAGAACGAGGAGCCTGGCCATGACTCCTTGCAAGAAAGTTAGCCGGGCCTTAATCTGCTCCTCCGCTTTTTTTCTCCACCGATCCTGAACAGCTGTCCTTGGTCTCTGCTGCTGACCCGAGCGATCTAGCGATCTGTTCCTCTCTTCCCTGGGATCATATGGTCCCCAGTATGCAAATGAGCCCCCTCCGGTCCTCCAGATGCAAATGAGCCCCCGCCCACCTCCTAAAAACCCCTgatggtgtctatggagattctcagtcatccatccaagtcacagttgtcccaaagttgcttttgttgttgttgttgttgttgttaaccagaaggtccagttgcctcttgaataaAAAACACCATTGGGACAACTCCTGATGGTGTTTGTTCTTCTAAGCAACCTTCAGAGGATTAGGAAAAAAGGGCTGATGTTGCCCATTAggctaaaatcaaatcaaatggatGTTGTGTTATTGGAAGTTATTTGCATGGGATCTTACAGTTAGCATTGGGTACAGTGTGCTCTTCGCTGTTAGCTGGATTTAACACAGTTAAAttagtttagtctagtctagtgaagagaaggaccagtggagacagggtagcagtcttccaatatttgaggggctgccacagagaggaggtgggggtcaagctattttccaaggcaccagaagacaggacaatgaataatggatagaaactgaacaaggaaagattcaacctagaaataaggagaaattttctgacagtgagaacaatcaacgcatggaacagaagttgccttcagaaatggtgggaacttcatcactggaggctttcaagaagagactggactgccatctgtcagaaatggtgtagggtctcctgcttgggtggagggttggactagatgacctacaaggtcccttccaactcttgttattctgttaaaaattcCTGTGGGATAATTTTGCCCAGTTAAATGCCACCGGACTTTGGACTGCACCTACTGGAAAATAATCTGGGTATATATACCTCAAAGATCCATCCAATAGGTAAATCAGTAGATCTATTAAAAGATCATTCTGATTTGTCCTCTTCTTGGTAGTAGAATTATTCTCAGTTCCTGCCCTAACACGGAGAGTTAGACTCTCTATAAAGTGTTTTCCAGAGCATCCATATTGTGTTCCTGTGGAATACATCATTGTCCACTGAAAAACCACAGTTAGCACACTTCTGAAGTGGGCTAGGCTGACGACAGAGGGGCAGCCCAAATTTATGGCGCACACTCTACAAGCTGGCAGTGATCTAAATTCCAATTTAGCTGGTCTGTCCTTTCCATCATCCTAACAATCTCATTCAGACTGTCACCAAACTAATTTAGTTTGGAATAGCAATCCGCCATACCGCTTGCTTATGCAGTATCGAAGACTGCAATCACATGAACGGCTACTAGATGTCAGTAAAGACTTAAGagatatttatatccttttttttttctgcctctagtGGTCACCCAAATTGGGTAACTTCAGGAATGACACCATTTGCATACATTGGCGTGCTATTTCTTTTCCAGGGTTTTTCACTATGAAAAACACAGAAAATAAGTCATTAATAGAAAAGACACCGAAGGCCAccagatgaaagaaaagagaaagtaatTTGCAGCAGCAATGACACTGAAgctcaaaatgtttcattctaaAGCCCTTTGTGTTGGTGAATGTATATACTTCTCTGCGAATCTCAGCTCGCTTAACGATTCTGCAGGTGGTGCTACTGCAGATTTTCAATCAAGAGCTCAGATTGATCGGTTTACCATTCGGGATCATGTCCCTTCTGTCTGAATTCACTCTGATCTGTTGATCTGAAACCAATGTGCTATGCTTAATCTGAGCTAATGGGTTTGAATTAAGCCACCGGTTATTGAGTTAGATGGTTTcaacttttttcctttcctcctcctcctcctccttctcctcctcctcctcctcctcctcctcctcctcctcctcctcctcctcctcctcctcctcctcctcctcctcctcctcctcctgcaaccaagatgatgaggggactggagactaaaacatatgaagaaccgttaCAGGAACTagtaggcatggctagtctagtgaagagaaggaccaagggagacatgatagcagtcttccaatatttgacgggctgccccagagagaagggggtcaagctattttccaaagcacctgaagggcagacaaggaataatggatggaaactgaacaaggagagattcaacctggaaataaggagcaattttctgacagtgagacccatcaacccatggaacagaagttgcattcggaagttgtgggagcttcatcaccagagtttttcaagaagagattggcctgccatttgtcagaaatggtgtagggtctcctgcttgggcaggggttggactggatgatttacaaggtcccttccaactcctggtctggtctggtctggtctggtctggtctggtctggtcttcttccacctcctcctccttgaaTTAAACCACAAGTGAGAATTCAGATGTGATACACCAGAAATGGTGGTTAAtgaagaaagcaaagcaaagatttCCTTGTGGCTATCCTGAAGGAGTAAAGAGCCAAACTCCTCCTAGGTCTCTCATCGGGGTCAAGCACAGCCTTACATGCTTAAAAAGCTTTTGCATTATGTGAACTGATCCTCAGTGCTACAGCTTTCAAAAAAATAACAGTTGCCTACTTGAAAGCCTTTCAAAATCATTAGGTCACATCCTTGCGAAATACGCCGTTGAGGGTGGGACCTGTTTAAAACCACGAGGTCCATAACAAAAATCTTTTCAATTCAGCAAAACATGAATGAAAAGCAAGGGATGGCTGAAAGTGACCTTTAAGCCATTTTCATCAGCAGATGTTACTGGGGTCAAAGTCCTAGACGGTGAAAGTTGACGCAGATGCTCAGCAATCCTCACAAATGGTGTGAAGCAAATGAGCACAGTGGCTCCTATTTATTTTAAGCAAAAGGTGAGGGAGGCCTGGCATTGACAGCCAAATGCAAGGAACGTGTCTTTAAATTCATCGGTTCTTCTTGTCTGTTTGGACAACTCAGATGTTggtcaaatggaaaaaaaacgTTTGGTCGGATTCAACCCTACTAAGCAATATAATATTATACCATCTCTTTCAGAAACAAATGGGGAAGAGAGATTCAGATTCCAGATCTATTATCaacaattctttatatatatacacacctaCATTCTTCATTGCATCGTAGTGTTGTGCTGTTTCATCAACAGATGATATgtcttttttgaaaaagaaaaaaaataaaattacagtatTTATTATTGAACCAAGTCATTATTTTGCTTATACCTCCCTCCCTTCAAGAaattctttatctatctatctatctatctatctatctatctatctatctatctgtctgtctgtctgtctatctatctatctatcatattctTAATtacgtatgagagagagagagagagagagagagagagagagagagagagagtgagagtggataaataagtagatagatagatattcttaattacattcttaattatatatatatagtatatacatgGTAGTGGTGTGAAGTTTTATCAATAGATGATATGtccttattaaaaaagaaaaatcaaaaaaaGAAATTACTGTATTTATTATTGAACcaagtaagtaggtaggtaggtaggtaggtaggtaggtaggtaggtaggtaggtaggtagatagataggtagatagaatgatgagtgagagagagagagagagagagagagagagaaatagaatgatgatagatagatagagatagatagatagatagatagatagatagatagatagatagatagatagatagatagataagatagagatAGAGCTATATTCTTAATCACATTCTTAATTATATACATATTCTTAATTACATGGTGGTGTTGTGAAGCCTTATCAATAGATGATatgtctttttattaaaaaagaaaaaaaattagtctATTTATTATTGAACCAAGTCGTTATTCTTGCTTGCACCTCTTTCCCTTCAAGAAAGTCTATAAACCCTGTAAAAATGAGGGggaaattacctgatgtttttttcGCTCTTTTGGAATAGCTGTACAAAAATCTCCCAATTTTACTGAAGGCGTATGGTTAATTTACAATTACTGAATTACAATTTTACCGAAGGTGTAATGGTTTGAATAAATCTCTTCCGTTTTATTTTAATGAGACAACCATCTCTGCAATTTCTAAATCACACAAGAATCTCACTCAGCATTCTAATTATAGATCTAATTTCTTAATAAATGAGAATGCTAAGATTTTATAGCTGTTTTAATCACAGAATGCGACTTGTTTTTTCCAATTGTCACAAAGTCGACTTCGAGCTGGATTTAAGGAGGTCATGAAGTCAtatcatatttttaatcatttctcTTTCACTGACTGATAATTGACATAACTGAATTATTTAGATCCACAGCCCAAACCAAAACCTGGATTGATACAATTTATGATGTCTTTTACCACATTTATAGCAAGGTTAATTTTTTAACGGTGTTTTAATCACCCCTGCCTCTTTTTAAACTTGTGCATACTGTTTTTATGTTTCAATAGTTTTATTGTACACCGCCTACAATCCTTCTTGTCAAAGAGCTGGCCAGTtcccaaatgtaataaataaataaggtaagaTATTTGTCAAAGAAACctgctttttctcttccttttgaaTTTGATGTTAGAATGTTTTGCTGATGTAATTAGAAATTCTGCAAACTTTAAAGGAATCCATGTGGGGAATTGAGCTCAAGATTGTCCTACATACAGATAAAATTTTATTCTTTGGGTATGCCGAAATTGATCTGTCTACTCTCATTTCTTTAATACTTTAATGCCCAGGTTTAATATCCAATGTGGTTATTGTATATATCCAGgacacgtagtcctcgacttaattgattttgtttgtcagaaggtcaccaaaagggatcacgtgacccaggaatgcaaccgtcataagtacatgccagttgccaagcctttgaattttgatcatgtgaccacagggatgtacAACGATCGTAAATGCgaaaaatgattataagtcacttttttcaaggctgttgtgactttgaacggcccTCAAACGAAAGATTGCAAGTCAAGGGCCACCTGTATTGCATAAATTATCGCATATATATGTCCATTATATTAGATACCAAAATCAAGTTTGTTTACAGTCAAaggccagagaccagaacaaataaaaactctCAGCGAATATCCATAGATTAGATGGAAAGAGTCTTTCTTgtcactggggaagagcaaacATTCTGATAAATGGAAAATGTGGTGTTTTCAAGTTCTATTTTTTTGTATTACTTCAAGACTGTTTCTTCAAGTGATAAATCTGAACTTAAGCCCTATTGTtagtgaatggaatggaatggaatggaatggaatagaatagaatagaatagaatagaatagaatagaatagaatagaatagaatagaatagaatagaatagaatagaatagaatagaatagaatagaagagtagagtagagcagagcagagtattgtggagtggaatggaatggaatggaatggaatagaatagaatagaatagaatagaatagaatagaatagaatagaatagaatagaatagaatagaatagaatagaaaatatgaaatggaatggaacggaacggaacggaacggaacggaacagaacagaacagaacagaacagaacagaacagaacagaacagaacagaacagaacagaacagaacggaacggaacggaacggaacggaacagaacagaacagaacagaacagaacagaacagaacagaacagaacagaatagaatagaaaatatgaaatagaatggaatggaatagaatggaatggaatagaatagaatagaatagaatagaatagaatagaatagaatagaatagaatagaacagaacagaacagaacagaacagaacagaacagaattctttattggtcaactgtttttggacacacaaggaatttctttgatgaatatgctctcagtgtacatggaaaaaggaaaaagaaaaaagaaaaattcatcaagaatcataagatacaacagttagtgatagtcataggttactaaacaagcaatcaaatcatgccaggaaacaaataaaacaaataaagaattgtaatacagtcttagtaaatagtttgacagtgttgtgggaattagttgctaagcagagtgatggtcttcaggaataaactgttcttgtgtctagttgttctggtgtgcagtgctctgtggtgtcgttttgagggtaggagttgaaacagtttatgtccaggatgtgagggatctgtaaatattttcacagccctctttttgactcgtgcagtatacaggtcctcaatggaaggcaggttggtagccattgttttttctgcagttctaattatcctctgaagtctgtgtctgtcttgttgggttgcagaaccaaaccagacagttacagaggtgcaaatgacagactcagtcattcctctgtagaactggatcagcagctccttgggcagcttgagcttcctgagttggtgcagaaagaacattctctgttgtgcttttttgatggcgtttgatgttagctgtccagtttaagtcttgagatatgctagaacctagaaacttgaaggtctctactgttgacactgtgttgtctagtattgtgagaggtggaagtataggagggtttctcctaaaatctaccactatttctatggttttgagtgtattcagttcaggattgttctggttgcaccacaaggctagttgttcaacctcccgtctgtatgcagactTGTCGTTGTCTCGAAttagactgatcactgttgtatgACTCAGAAAGTATTTCACCAAGTATTTCTTTGGCAGAATATATTGTATGGTGATGCAAACGAAAAACAAAATGTAGAGAGACACTATAAAATTCCTTTGAGTATTTGGGGACCAAATAAATGTGATTAACCTCACTTTAAGTCAAAGTCTGATTTACATTTTGAGAAGCCGCCCAACGTTTTCCCTTCACCTTATTTTAAACAAATTGACACAGTATGAAAGAAATATCTGCAGCCAGGGTAGCTGGCAAAGATATTTACGGAACAAATTGCTGTGGCCTGCTGGGAAAGATAGATTTAACTTTTCAACATTTTCAGACTGAGCGGTGAGCATTTATTCTACTTTCCGTCACCTGCCTGGGATAAAAGACTTCGTAATTTGGTATTGAGCACCATTGGAGAGCTATTAGTAGACCCGTTGATCTCGCCTGGCTATATGGACTCCCTGCATCGCAAGAAATAATAGCTATACCTGGTGCCCTACAATGtagatgtgttgtgacccaggcccaagtaggtagttatagacgcactcagttcaaaaaacaaacagattttatttgaacagctgagaattaattcattctcagcgtagtccaaactaaatcaaagcaaattcttcataacacaagtattcagtcttatcaccaaccttggtttaattaggcaaactgccaaaggcttttcttggcaaaagttcaaaagcagaagacgccgaccagaaataaatgcagcaagacaaagagcaagtctatcaatgttgttttccgataaagagcccaaacgccattgctggtcttttaagccttatgggaggggccaatcatctcttggccctactcccgaatcgtcctctttgctttagctgctcttaccttctggcacctcttctcatgcgtgcattaggaacaggctcctcctgttcctctgcctcactactgtcagcctctggaggctccggagttcacacatcactcccagatggccctggccccacctctgccttcaacacaagccctcatccaggccttctccagcctccaggactggctcatgtttttcctcagcctcatcgctatccaactccgctgccaggtccgcaggctgtcGGCAGACCACAAGATGGAAAATATTGGGTCACAGATAAAATTCTGGACCATTTCTCCaggttaaaaaaactttttaaaaaggttccttaCCAGATTTGTGATGTGTTTTTTTAATAACATTATGAAgatgatttcttttaaaaaaaaatattttatatcagtTGGTTTGACCTTTGTTGAGTTATCTGATTCTTGTGTCTCTCCCAGAATGACTTTGGGTGAGAtttcagctatataaatttgatgaataaataaataagatttagaGGCCACCTGATTCTAGAATGACTCTGGATAACTTACCCTAAAAActagaaaacaatttaaaaaatgtttgatgTATCCTGATAAACTATGAGAGGGCACTTAgcagacaaccagttaaatatgagtcagcagtgtgcggcTGCAGCCAAAAgaaccaatgcaatcctaaaatgcattaacagagggatacaatcaagatcaggtgaggtactagtaccactctataaaaccttagtaagaccacacctagaatactgcatccaattttggtcaccacactactgCATCCTACTGCATCTAGTTCTGGTcactaaaaaagatgtggagactctagaaagagtgcagagaagagcaatcaggatgatgagggaactggaggctaaaacgatgaatggctgcaggaactgggcatggctagtctagtgaagagaaggaccaggggagacatgatagcagccttccaatatttgagaggctgccacagagaggagggggtcaagctatcgtatttttcggagtataagacacacttccaccccctaaaagtgggtgaaaatttcggtgcatcttatacaacgAAGGTTATGGCAGGGAGGAGAGAGGTTGGTGcggcactgatcagctgttctagaatgggACGTGGCAATGGTGGCGAACAGGCCGCAGCGACAGTGGCAAATGAACCGGGCCACGGTGAATGGGCCCTGCTGAATGGGCCCTGCTGAATGGGCCACGCCAAATGGGCCATGCCAGCAAATGGGCCACGGCAAATGGACAGGTTGCAGCAGCGCCAAATGGGCGGCAATGAATGAGCCATGGCAAATGGGGCGTTCTTTAGAATATGTTAGGAGATCTTCAGAAGATGTTGGAAGATCTTTAGAAGACGTTAGATCTTTAGATTATGTTGGGAGATCTTTAGAATATGTTGGGGGATCTTCAGAAGGTATCGGAAGATCTTCAGAAGGTGTTGGAAGACACAATAAAATACGAGTGAGGAAATATCCCTAACCGTAGGCTAAAACGCATTTTGTAACTCACCTCCCAAACTTTGCAAAAGTGTTCATTTTCCCACAATAACAAGGAATCACAGCAATTTCAGAAGATagggtaaaaaaagaagaatcatAGAAGGGATCAGGGGTTTAAAAtatctggggtggggagggggaaggaggaatgGACGAGAAAGAAGCTACTCCTGATTGTAGGGTTGTCATAACTGAAGCATGTGGCTTTCactctcccttctcctttttccacaACACGGTGAGAAAAGATTTGATTGAGGAGACCATCCAGAGCAAGGTTAGCTAGCGAGTGACATGACTGAAAGCCTCCGACATCTTTTGTAACCGTCTTAGAGATAAACAGACAAAGCCAGTTTGGGTAAACACAATTTATGAGACGCCAGGCGCATATGCTGCAAATTAACAGCTGAAGGAGAGTGCGCTAAACACAGCGTTGTGATTAACAAGGATACAGCACGCTAAGAGAAGGCAGAAGGTTGCTGTTTGATTTGTAGAAGATCAGGCGGGAGGACAGGAAGAGAGCGGGAGAAACAGATGCCACCGGTtctttaaaaatagcaaaaaaaaccaacaacaacccaaaaaaccAGATTTTTGCCCCCACCTGAATTAGACTTCTGAAGTGCAAGAATTTACTTTTATATACAATCACAACTGACTGTGGACTGATAAGAAATCCCGAGGATTTTGATTCAAAAACAGGAGACGAGTTCAAATTAGAGCTGACTTAACTTCAAATCTGCCcagtgaatcagaggtgggtttcagccggttctgaccagttctggagaaccggtagcagaaattttgagtagttcggagaaccggtagtaaaaattctgactggccccgcccccatatactctctgcctcccaggtcccagctgatggggaggatatggggattttgcagtaaccttcccctggattggagagggaatggagattttacagtaaccttcccatgccacactcaccaagtcatgccatgcccaccaagccacatccacagaaccggtaaaagtttgaaacccaccactgcagtgaaTATATTTGTATGCTGGATTTTAATCAAGCAAGCTCTGAATCTGTCggtctttatttatatatttacaaataagtttgtttttttttaaagctattcaTTTCCAGAACTTCCAAATGACAGTGACCGTAACCTCTGAACATTTTCCCCcttatttttcccattttacaaGCTTCCAAAGAGCCCATCATCTGATTACAAGAACCGCAAGAAGAATCAAGTTCATGACATCATCACAATCAACGAAAGGGATCCAGCAGAATtttcctgattattatttttgaagAGCAGGTTGAAAAGAAGGCAACTGGAGGTCGGTGAACATTAAGGTACAACCAGAATAATGCAAAAACAATGCGACATATTCTATTGAGCATCTTGGATGGAGTGTTGTATGCTTCTATAACTTCCATCTGCTAG encodes the following:
- the LOC131199985 gene encoding protocadherin-8-like; protein product: MARLLVLLMVLLQAFSLRGALRFSVDEEAAPGTVLGILAEELQRPGEVAPRGFQLVKAPGNGSLVRVRERDGQLSLGTERLDREQLCGQSESPCLLAFDVLSLGGPAGGGASPPFRLVHVELEVRDLNDHAPRFPQPAVALEVSESAAPGTRLPLPLAHDPDAGSNGLQSFALSPGSPFGLEAQRRADGLRCAELVLLRELDREAQAGYRLELVAKDGGSPARSGTATLSVRVLDANDNAPAFPRGALLTLELPEDAPPGALLLELEAADADEGANGQLLYAWGSQVPAEARPSTLDPLWGRLALPPPVDYELQRTYELDVQVSDRGASPLAAACKVVVRLLDVNDNAPAVAISALGAPAGPDAARGPEAEEEAGWAAVSEAAPAQSLVALVSTSDSDAGANGQVRCALLPAPHQPFALQRAYDADSYLVLTTGALDRERVAEYNLTLVAEDLGSPPAKTVRSLTVRVADENDNAPRFAKARYEVALPENNPPGAYLTTVVASDPDLGPNGLVTYQLLGTAAPSSLFSVDSRLGVVRVQGSLDREEEEEGAPRHEVVVEACDGGIPSLCGRTLVVVRVEDQNDNPPRIISPPLMNGSADLLLPLGAPPGFLIAGLAARDADDGRNSELTFFLLEGVSRLFGVQPETGELFLRERVPPEAEPRSAFHLVVAVEDGGRPPLTCTATLRLICTETLPSSVQMVALQLGVAGGEPWDASVLWIAVLGGGCGVLLVAILLVGASIWMGRKKFPVGKPMKPLGPREGGSHPVPRWGERIPKDSAWSGAFSAAEEGSRDSLGVTETETPSSDSQVSSQLQLNPDPVWLLRFTSSFIRER